A single genomic interval of Acidobacteriota bacterium harbors:
- a CDS encoding VWA domain-containing protein, protein MHDERLRRWRLILGSEESDGTGCDLSKADLAMDGALRALYDANRNGQGQNPQQRSGGLGSSAPNVARWLGDIRAYFPSSVVRVMQQDAFERLGLKQMLLQPEMLEAIEPDVHLVAELVSLSHIMPAKTKETARLVVRRVVEELQRKLANPTRQAVLGSLNRAARNRRPRHNEIDWPRTIRANLKHFQPGYQTIIPETRIGYGRKRSSLREIILCVDQSGSMATSVVYASIFAAVLASLPAVSTKLVVFDTAVVDLTEMLSDPVEVLFGTQLGGGTDINRALGYCQGLVRAPSETILILISDLYEGGHRQEMLKRAAALVSAGVQCIALLALNDDGAPSYDHAVAAAFAELGITSFACTPDLFPDLMAAAINRQDVAKWAAAREIVTARA, encoded by the coding sequence ATGCACGACGAACGATTACGCCGCTGGCGTTTGATTCTAGGCAGCGAAGAAAGCGACGGCACCGGCTGCGATTTGAGCAAAGCCGATCTGGCAATGGATGGCGCATTGCGTGCGCTGTACGATGCCAATCGCAACGGCCAAGGGCAAAACCCGCAACAACGCAGCGGCGGTCTGGGCAGTTCGGCCCCCAACGTGGCGCGCTGGCTGGGCGACATTCGCGCCTATTTCCCATCCTCCGTCGTGCGCGTGATGCAACAGGATGCGTTTGAGCGCTTGGGCCTGAAACAAATGCTGCTGCAACCCGAAATGCTCGAAGCCATCGAACCCGATGTGCATCTGGTCGCCGAATTGGTTTCACTTAGTCACATCATGCCTGCCAAAACCAAAGAGACCGCGCGGCTGGTTGTGCGCCGCGTGGTTGAAGAGTTGCAACGCAAGCTCGCGAATCCAACACGCCAGGCTGTGTTGGGCAGCTTGAATCGCGCTGCGCGCAACCGGCGTCCGCGCCATAACGAAATTGATTGGCCGCGCACCATTCGCGCCAACCTCAAACATTTTCAACCCGGATATCAAACGATCATCCCTGAGACACGCATTGGTTACGGACGCAAACGCTCGTCGTTGCGCGAGATTATCCTGTGCGTAGACCAAAGCGGTTCGATGGCGACCTCGGTGGTGTATGCGAGCATCTTTGCGGCGGTGCTGGCTTCGCTGCCCGCAGTCAGTACGAAGCTGGTGGTCTTTGACACCGCCGTCGTTGATTTGACCGAGATGCTGAGCGATCCGGTCGAAGTCCTGTTCGGCACGCAACTCGGCGGCGGCACGGACATCAATCGCGCGTTGGGTTATTGCCAGGGCCTTGTGCGCGCGCCGAGCGAGACGATTTTGATTTTGATCAGCGACCTTTATGAGGGCGGCCACCGGCAGGAAATGCTGAAACGTGCGGCAGCATTGGTGAGTGCGGGCGTGCAATGCATCGCGTTGCTGGCGCTGAATGACGATGGCGCGCCCAGTTATGATCACGCCGTGGCGGCAGCCTTTGCCGAATTGGGCATCACGTCGTTTGCATGTACGCCCGATCTCTTTCCCGATTTGATGGCGGCGGCAATCAATCGGCAGGATGTGGCGAAATGGGCGGCGGCGCGCGAAATCGTGACGGCGCGGGCCTAA